DNA from Synechococcus elongatus PCC 6301:
AAGCTACTTAAAGGAGCGGCAGCGCCAAGTTGAGGCAGCTCTAAATGCGATCTTGCCACCCCAAGATCCACCGTTGATCTACGAGTCGATGCGCTATTCCCTGCTGGCAGAAGGCAAGCGGCTACGGCCCATTCTTTGCCTCGCCAGTTGCGAACTAGCGGGTGGAACGGCTGCGATCGCCCTACCGACAGCCTGTGCCTTGGAGATGGTGCACACCATGTCCCTGATCCACGACGACCTGCCGTCGATGGACAACGATGATTTTCGGCGCGGTCGACCCACCAATCACAAGGTTTACGGCGAAGACATCGCCATTCTGGCCGGTGATGCACTGCTGACTTACGCCTTTGAAGCGATCGCCCGTCACACGCCCGAAGTGCCTGCCGATCGCGTCCTCAAGGTGATTGCCGCCTTAGCACGAGCCGTTGGAGCCGAAGGGCTTGTTGGCGGGCAAGTGGTGGATCTGCAATCCGAGGGACGGGATGACGTCAACCTCGAAACCCTGCACTACATCCACACCCACAAAACGGGTGCGCTCTTGGAAGTCTCTGTGGTTTCTGGTGCCATTCTGGCCGGCGCAAGCGAAGAGCTCCAAGAGCAGCTGCGCACCTATGCTCAAAAAATTGGTCTGGCTTTCCAAGTGATCGACGACATCTTGGACATCACAGCAACGGCCGAAGAACTGGGTAAAACGGCGGGCAAGGATCTGGCTGCGAAAAAAGCAACCTACCCCAGCCTGCTCGGTCTGGACGCATCTCGCGAGTATGCCGATCAGCTGATTACCGAAGCGAAAGCAGCGATCGCAGCCTTTGGTGCCGAAGCCGATCCACTGCGGGCGATCGCTGACTACATTACGGCACGGAAACACTGATGTTATCCGTCCTCCGTCAATTGCTGGCCAATGACGTCCTCGTTGCTGCCCTGCTTGCCTGCGGCCTCGCTCAGTTCTCAAAACTGATTGTTGAGGGGGTGCGCGATCGCCGTCTGAACTGGCATGTGCTGATTGAAACCGGCGGTATGCCCAGCTCGCACTCGGCGTTGGTCGCTGCATTGGCCACGGCTGTTGGCCGACAGCAGGGTTGGGGCAGCCTTGAATTTGCGGTTGTCACCGTCTTCGCGATCATCGTCATGTACGACGCAGCAGGGGTGCGCTGGGCGGCAGGTCGCCAAGCTCGTATTTTGAACCTGATCAGCGAGCAGGTGCTGACCACCTCAGAGGAAGAAGATGCGATCGAGCGTCTGAAGGAAGCCCTGGGACATACCCGACTGGAAGTTCTGGTCGGCGCGATCATGGGCGTTGCGATCGCCCTGCTACTAGAGCCTGCTCTGTTACTCTCCGAGTGGCTGTAAGACCAATCTGCACTCGAAGGTCAGTCCCACACTATTGCTTTGAGCAAAAAGATTGGGACTTTGTTCCTGAGCTGATGAACCTTCAACCTGTGGTCAAAATCGACGCGTTTTACCCGTAGCGACGCAGGCGAACCCAGTTCAAATCGAGGGCTGAACCGAGGCATCACAGTTCAGCTGAGGGCGGGTTGACTGGCTAACCCAGGTTTGAATTGCTTCGGCCACCGCATCGGTTTGCTCCAGCATGGCTAAATGCCCACAGTGCCGAAGCTGTCGCAGATTGCGGCCTTCCAGACCAAAGCTGGGATGGAAACTGGCAAGATGCTGCACGTAAGCAGGCGGCATGATCGAATCGCGATCGCCCGCTAAAAAGTAGACCGGCTGCGTCAGTCGAGCGACCAAACTCGGCAGACAGTGAACCTGTTCTGCGGTGGTGGAATCCAGCAGAATCCCAATTGCTGCCCTAGCATCAGCCCCCAAGAAATCCTGCAGGCGCTGTCGCGCCCACTTGCGGGGCAAAGGTCGATGCACACTATCCCAACAGAAAGGCAGCTCAGCGCCCGGAATCTGCCGTAGCCACTGCGGTCGCCAGCGAATCAGCTGCTGACCAAAGCCCCGAAATCGTTCAAACTCTCGCTCGATATAGATGCCGCCGCCCGCATTTACCCCGATGACGCCTGCCACGCGATCGGGACAGAGCCGTGCTGCCCACAGCGCAACAGTGCCACCCAAGGAGTGACCTACCAGCCAAACCCGCCGCAGATCCAAAGCCGTCAGCAGAGCAATCAAGTCTTCGGCATAATCCGCAGGACTATGGCCCAGATCAGGATTGGCTGCGGATTCCCCAAAACCCCGCAGGTCATAGCTGAGGCAAGGCCACTGCGATCGCAGTCGAGTGATCAGCGGTTGCCAATAGGTACGACTCAGCAACCAGCCGTGAAGAAATACCAGTGTCAGTTCAGGGTCGCCGTCCGTTTGATCAGTTTGATCGTAGGCGTGCAACGATCCCCGTAAATTCAGATGGGGCATGCCTTTAGGATAAAGGCTTTGAGCCTGCAGGATTTACTAACGACTGGCACAGCGCCCAAGCGAGTGGCAGCAGGAATGGGGTTTTGGAAGAGTTTATTCTCTGCGCTAGATACACCTGTTGCAGCTCCCAGCTCAGTTCCTGCAGATGATCCCTTGGCAGGCTATGGCCCCC
Protein-coding regions in this window:
- the crtE gene encoding geranylgeranyl diphosphate synthase CrtE; this encodes MVASSSLRFDLKSYLKERQRQVEAALNAILPPQDPPLIYESMRYSLLAEGKRLRPILCLASCELAGGTAAIALPTACALEMVHTMSLIHDDLPSMDNDDFRRGRPTNHKVYGEDIAILAGDALLTYAFEAIARHTPEVPADRVLKVIAALARAVGAEGLVGGQVVDLQSEGRDDVNLETLHYIHTHKTGALLEVSVVSGAILAGASEELQEQLRTYAQKIGLAFQVIDDILDITATAEELGKTAGKDLAAKKATYPSLLGLDASREYADQLITEAKAAIAAFGAEADPLRAIADYITARKH
- a CDS encoding divergent PAP2 family protein, whose translation is MLSVLRQLLANDVLVAALLACGLAQFSKLIVEGVRDRRLNWHVLIETGGMPSSHSALVAALATAVGRQQGWGSLEFAVVTVFAIIVMYDAAGVRWAAGRQARILNLISEQVLTTSEEEDAIERLKEALGHTRLEVLVGAIMGVAIALLLEPALLLSEWL
- a CDS encoding alpha/beta fold hydrolase, which translates into the protein MPHLNLRGSLHAYDQTDQTDGDPELTLVFLHGWLLSRTYWQPLITRLRSQWPCLSYDLRGFGESAANPDLGHSPADYAEDLIALLTALDLRRVWLVGHSLGGTVALWAARLCPDRVAGVIGVNAGGGIYIEREFERFRGFGQQLIRWRPQWLRQIPGAELPFCWDSVHRPLPRKWARQRLQDFLGADARAAIGILLDSTTAEQVHCLPSLVARLTQPVYFLAGDRDSIMPPAYVQHLASFHPSFGLEGRNLRQLRHCGHLAMLEQTDAVAEAIQTWVSQSTRPQLNCDASVQPSI